One Cryptococcus tetragattii IND107 chromosome 10, whole genome shotgun sequence DNA segment encodes these proteins:
- a CDS encoding serine/threonine-protein phosphatase 2B catalytic subunit A1 has protein sequence MASPATQTANVIAAINNRSNLVIPEIDFTQHQLENGEVVSTTERVIKDVQAPAMYVPTDDQFFSKADKAKPDIAFLKNHFYREGRLTEEQALYILEKGGELLRSEPNLLEVDAPITVCGDIHGQYYDLMKLFEVGGNPADTRYLFLGDYVDRGYFSIECVLYLWSLKMWYPDTLFLLRGNHECRHLTDYFTFKLECKHKYSETVYNACMESFCNLPLAAVMNKQFLCIHGGLSPELHTLDDLRSINRFREPPTQGLMCDILWADPLEDFGSEKTNDNFLHNHVRGCSYFFTYNAACQFLERNNLLSIIRAHEAQDAGYRMYRKTKTTGFPSVMTIFSAPNYLDVYSNKAAVLKYESNVMNIRQFNCTPHPYWLPNFMDVFTWSLPFVGEKITDMLIAILNCCTKEELEEEDEEFPLGALETTDAESAAERRQIIKNKILAVGRMSRVFSLLREESERVSELKSIAGSNALPAGMLASGAEGIKETIQGFEDARKSDIENERLPPDIIDPDEDKPASPSASPIMPATPKETTSEILHDSPIIGTPGTPIASAIVSGSPGSPGTPTSPSVGGPPLAAWRPGHGRRTSLGTTKTSPSTRRRSLENTMHLIRDVVGGKDAQGDGQLERLAEVISSPTKGGQDERE, from the exons ATGGCTTCCCCAGCCACTCAGACAGCTAATGTCATTGCGGCCATCAACAACCGCTCAAACCTTGTCATCCCGGAGATAGACTTTACCCAGCACCAGCTTGAGAACGGTGAAGTAGTTAGCACCACTGAGAGGGTCATCAAAGAT GTCCAAGCCCCAGCGATGTACGTTCCGACAGACGACCAATTCTTTTCTAAGGCGGATAAAGCCAAGCCCGATATTGCATTCCTAAAGAACCACTTTTATCGCGAAGGGAGATTGACTGAGGAGCAAGCTTTGTATATACTTGAAAA GGGTGGAGAGCTCTTGAGATCAGAACCAAACTTGCTGGAAGTTGACGCGCCCATCACTG TGTGCGGTGATATTCATGGTCAATAT TACGATTTGATGAAGCTCTTCGAGGTCGGTGGAAACCCGGCTGATACCCGTTATCTTTTCCTGGGGGACTACGTTGATCGAGGATACTTTTCTATTGAG TGTGTGCTTTATTTGTGGTCTCTCAAAATGTGGTATCCGGATACTCTTTTCTTATTGAGAGGTAACCACGAGTGCCGACACTTGACCGACTatttcaccttcaaactcgAAT GCAAGCACAAGTACTCAGAGACTGTTTACAATGCTTGCATGGAGAGTTTCTGCAACTTACCGCTGGCAGCAGTTATGAACAAACAATTTCTGTGCATCCATGGTGGCTTGTCGCCAGAGCTTCACACGCTGGATGATCTGCGATCT ATCAATCGGTTCCGAGAGCCTCCCACTCAAGGTCTCATGTGTGATATCCTTTGGGCTGATCCTTTAGAAGACTTCGGCTCAGAAAAGACCAACGacaacttcctccacaaCCACGTCCGAGGTTGCAGTTACTTCTTCACCTATAATGCTGCATGCCAGTTCTTGGAAAGGAATAACCTGCTTTCTATTATTCGAGCTCACGAGGCTCAAGATGCTGG TTATCGAATGTATCGAAAAACTAAGACCACTGGCTTCCCTTCCGTCATGACCATTTTTTCGGCACCCAACTACCTTGACGTGTACTCTAACAAGGCCGCCGTGTTGAAGTACGAGTCAAACGTTATGAA CATCCGACAATTCAATTGCACGCCCCATCCTTACTGGCTGCCTAACTTTATGGACGTGTTCACCTGGAGTTTACCTTTCGTCggcgagaaga TCACGGACATGCTTATTGCAATTCTCAACTGTTGCACCaaggaagagcttgaagaagaggacgaagagttCCCTCTTGGTGCTCTCGAGACTACCGATGCCGAATCTGCAGCGGAAAGACGACAAATCATCAAGAACAAAATTCTTGCTGTTGGTCGCATGTCTCGAGTATTCTCTCTGCTGCGTGAAGAGTCTGAAAGGGTGTCTGAGCTTAAGAGTATCGCTGGCTCAAACGCTTTACCCGCTGGCATGCTTGCCAGTGGTGCTGAGGGTATTAAAGAAACGATCCAGGGCTTTGAGGATGCTAGAAAAAGCGATATCGAGAATGAAAGGCTTCCTCCTGATATCATCGAC CCTGACGAGGACAAGCCTGCATCGCCATCTGCCTCTCCCATCATGCCCGCCACCCCTAAAGAGACCACCAGCGAAATTCTTCACGACTCCCCAATCATTGGTACTCCCGGAACCCCTATCGCCAGCGCTATTGTTTCCGGCTCTCCCGGTTCTCCTGGCACTCCCACCAGCCCCTCCGTTGGAGGTCCGCCACTCGCTGCTTGGCGACCGGGCCATGGCCGTCGTACATCTTTGGGTACTACCAAGACTAGCCCCAGTACGCGAAGGAGAAGTCTGGAGAACACGATGCATTTGATCCGAGATGTGGTGGGTGGTAAGGATGCTCAGGGTGATGGGCAGCTGGAGAGACTCGCAGAGGTTATTTCGAGTCCGACGAAAGGCGGTCAAGACGAGAGGGAGTAG
- a CDS encoding phosphatidylserine decarboxylase gives MPTPPTDISTALDIADQPDRCTRSQPRLKRLASKPLKLAASTFKPRSSRAASPFLLDDPSSTTINTAASSTSGGWKKGTRHQRISRQSAAGLTPAQVASAAQGPRKPLEGEEPAAWLRVRVVKAEGLVAKDRSGTSDPFLSLLMPPSTRHSTPVIKKTLDPVFPAETSTFDFPIYLSLAGVVGGRGLEGVLWDKDLMRKEYMGEMAIPVDKWFPDGHAHLWHDNLPFLTQHILSTRRKHKVSGTASFQIGFVPPKDTTTSTEESLRTIRLVYASLMDHGNLSRGSIGVLGVPAYKGIGTVKMRSRPDESSRPPEKSTFGRLQGAASTIAGSLTGGHKMVTLQGSEVHPEDEDEEPDDDEELLSDDGISSSSSNDEFEDALEEEEPMTLTDSPSATEPADILLGQQVSGLSIKPIDVPVDDKMPKTAGYLGVQGRSKAPSRQASLPLGQLEAQPMVKSGSAESGTSTPGTSATGLVTPGGRTRRPLFKRVKSRADSSTEQKPVKKKSKGFEFDAKQGKEVLGIVILEIKGATDLPKLKNALRMSFDMDPFVVISFGKKVFRTRVVRHSLNPVWDEKLLFHVRRHEAGYLAQFAVLDWDKVSGNDMVGTCTLPLSELIADAPKPDPQTGLYDKEVDGKHEMKEFTLSISTDKDMAWEAKHSPKLTVRAKYEPYDALRQRFWRQYITQYDADDTGALSYTELTAMLDSLGSTLTRHTLEGYFSICGKEADKDELTMEEVIKCLEGEVAKSRFEKAKVGSDDSTTDASTPSVAPQPAQDGLGFVGPQGNISSPVDPDELEESIRLSRPRNQESTDGDENAGNQAIVDGAGSAVTPARVVPDVPSVKIERTASFDGENVLTPDQPVIDGDFTPQSSSDVDPEETDSTPVDDRERVINIKTCPLCHRPRLGKKSEQDIVTHLAVCASADWSRVDRIVTANYVTSSQAQRKFLSKIVNKMAIGSYALGANSANTIVQDRITGQLQEEKMAVYVRMGIRVLYKGAKGSMHGARARKLLKSLSIKQGLKYDSPASAIDIPGFIAFHNLDTNEILDPLDSFKTFNEFFYRKLKPDARPIEEPGNDNRLVSCADCRLMAFETVNEATQLWIKGREFTIGKLLGPNYKDVIDRYEGGALAIFRLAPQDYHRFHSPVKGNIGKMTMIDGEYYTVNPQAIRSPLDVYGENVRKVVPIQSENFGLVMTVWVGAMMVGSILTSVDEGQEVERGDELGYFAFGGSTIVCIFEKDVLQWDDDLIQNGRASIETLVRMGMGLGRSAQRL, from the exons ATGCCCACTCCTCCTACAGATATCAGCACAGCTCTCGACATTGCTGATCAGCCAGACAGGTGCACTCGCTCACAGCCACGTCTCAAGCGACTCGCATCGAAGCCTCTGAAACTGGCAGCTTCCACCTTCAAGCCTCGATCTTCGCGAGCGgcttcccctttcctcctcgatGATCCCTCTTCTACCACCATAAATACAGCAGCTTCCTCTACTTCGggaggatggaaaaaggGTACTCGGCACCAACGTATATCTCGCCAATCGGCTGCCGGACTCACTCCTGCACAGGTCGCTTCAGCTGCTCAAGGTCCTCGGAAGCCATtagaaggagaggaacCTGCTGCTTGGCTTAGAGTCAGGGTAGTTAAGGCTGAAGGACTGGTAGCCAAGGATAGGAGTGGGACCAGTGATCC CTTTTTGAGCTTACTCATGCCCCCCTCAACGAGACACAGCACTCCTGTCATCAAAAAAACCTTGGACCCTGTTTTCCCAGCTGAAACATCTACCTTTGACTTTCCCATTTATCTGAGCTTGGCTGGGGTAGTAGGTGGCAGGGGTTTGGAGGGTGTGCTCTGGGACAAG GACCTAATGAGGAAAGAGTATATGGGCGAAATGGCAATTCCAGTAGACAAATGGTTCCCTGACGGTCATGCCCATCTCTGGCACGACAACTTACCT TTCCTTACTCAACATATTCTGTCCACCAGACGGAAGCATAAGGTCTCCGGCACCGCCTCTTTTCAAATTGGGTTCGTGCCGCCAAAGGATACTACCACCAGCACTGAGGAATCATTGCGCACTATAAGACTAGTCTATGCTTCTTTGATGGATCATGGTAACTTGAGCAGGGGATCTATTGGAGTGCTCGGGGTTCCAGCC TACAAGGGCATTGGTACAGTCAAGATGCGCTCTCGGCCTGATGAGTCCTCCCGGCCTCCTGAGAAGAGCACATTTGGCAGGCTTCAAGGTGCAGCTTCCACCATCGCAGGCTCTTTGACAGGAGGTCACAAGATGGTCACTTTACAAGGCTCTGAAGTCCACCCtgaggacgaagacgaagaaccagatgatgatgaagaactTCTGTCAGACGATGGTATCTCCTCAAGTTCCTCCAATGATGAATTTGAAGACGCtttagaagaagaagaacccATGACTCTGACCGATTCGCCCTCTGCCACTGAGCCGGCTGATATACTTCTAGGCCAACAAGTATCTGGTCTATCCATTAAACCTATAGACGTACCTGTAGATGACAAGATGCCTAAGACTGCAGGCTACCTCGGCGTTCAAGGTAGAAGTAAAGCTCCTTCTCGTCAAGCCTCACTGCCATTGGGCCAGCTTGAAGCCCAACCCATGGTCAAGTCCGGTTCTGCTGAATCAGGCACTTCGACCCCAGGGACGTCTGCAACAGGTCTGGTCACGCCTGGCGGTAGGACGAGGCGACCGTTGTTCAAGAGGGTTAAATCTCGGGCCGATAGTTCGACGGAGCAAAAGCCTGTTAAGAAAAAGTCCAAAGGATTTGAGTTCGATGCGAAGCAAGGCAAGGAAGTCTTGGGTATCGTTATTCTGGAGATCAAGGGAGCTACGGATCTCCCCAAGCTGAAAAATG CTTTGCGAATGTCCTTCGATATGGACCCTTTTGTCGTCATCTCATTTGGCAAGAAGGTCTTTCGAACTCGAGTGGTCAGACACTCCCTGAACCCTGTTTGGGACGAAAAGCTTCTCTTTCATGTTCGTCGTCACGAGGCAGGATACCTTGCTCAATTTGCAGTTCTTGATTGGGACAAGGTGTCGGGGAATGATATGGTCGGGACCTGCACATTACCCTTGAGCGAGTTGATTGCGGATGCGCCAAAACCTGATCCCCAAACTGGCTTATACGATAAAGAGGTTGATGGGAAGCATGAAATGAAAGAGTTCACT TTGTCAATCTCTACAGACAAGGATATGGCTTGGGAAGCCAAACACTCTCCCAAGCTTACTGTCCGAGCTAAATACGAGCCCTACGACGCCCTCCGCCAACGTTTCTGGCGTCAATACATAACTCAATACGACGCAGATGATACCGGTGCTCTATCCTACACCGAACTCACTGCGATGCTTGATTCCCTCGGCTCCACTCTTACCCGTCACACATTGGAAGGTTACTTTTCTATATGCGGTAAAGAGGCGGACAAGGATGAGTTGACGATGGAGGAGGTAATCAAGtgtttggaaggagaggtggCAAAGAGTCGGTTtgaaaaggccaaggtCGGCTCGGACGATTCAACAACAGACGCAAGCACGCCCTCTGTCGCTCCGCAACCTGCTCAGGATGGCTTGGGTTTCGTTGGTCCTCAAGGAAACATTTCGTCTCCCGTGGATCCTgacgagcttgaagagTCAATACGACTGAGCAGACCTAGAAACCAGGAGAGCACGGACGGTGATGAGAATGCAGGTAATCAAGCCATCGTCGATGGAGCTGGGAGTGCTGTCACCCCGGCCAGGGTTGTCCCCGACGTTCCGTCTGTTAAGATAGAACGAACAGCCTCATTTGACGGCGAGAATGTCTTAACTCCAGATCAACCCGTCATCGACGGCGATTTCACCCCTCAGTCATCTTCTGATGTCGACCCTGAAGAAACCGATTCTACACCGGTTGACGATCGCGAACGcgtcatcaacatcaagaCTTGTCCTCTTTGCCATCGTCCCCGCCTGGGCAAAAAATCCGAACAAGATATTGTCACGCACCTCGCAGTCTGCGCATCTGCTGATTGGAGTCGTGTGGATAGAATCGTAACTGCCAACTACGTGACGAGCAGTCAAGCTCAACGCAAGTTTTTGAGCAAGATTGTAAACAAAATGGCCATTGGAAGCTATGCGTTGGGTGCGAATAGCGCGAATACTATTGTACAGGATCGAATAACGGGACAGTtgcaggaagagaagatggct GTGTATGTGCGGATGGGCATCAGAGTTTTGTACAAAGGTGCCAAGGGCAGTATGCACGGTGCCAGAGCTCGGAAGCTCTTAAAGTCCCTCTCTATCAAACAGGGTCTCAAATACGACTCTCCTGCCTCGGCTATCGATATTCCTGGCTTCATTGCTTTCCACAATCTCGATACTAACGAAATCCTTGACCCGCTCGACTCTTTCAAGACATTTAACGAGTTCTTCTACCGCAAGCTCAAACCAGATGCGAGGCCTATTGAAGAACCAGGGAATGATAACAGACTCGTATCATGTGCGGATTGTAGGCTAATGGCCTTTGAAACGGTAAACGAGGCGACTCAACTCTGGATAAAAGGGAGGGAGTTTACGATCGGAAAGTTATTAGGACCGAATTACAAGGACGTAATAGATAGATATGAGGGCGGAGCTTTGGCCATCTTCCG ACTTGCTCCCCAGGATTATCACCGTTTCCACTCTCCGGTTAAGGGCAACATTGGCAAGATGACCATGATTGATGGCGAATATTACACTGTCAACCCCCAAGCCATCCGGTCGCCCCTAGATGTTTATGGCGAAAATgtgaggaaggtggtgCCTATTCAAAGTGAGAATTTTGGTTTAGTCATGACGGTTTGGGTTGGTGCGATGA TGGTGGGAAGTATCTTGACGTCTGTAGacgaaggacaagaagttgaaagaggcGATGAGCTGGGGTACTTTGCATTTG GTGGCTCAACAATTGTGTGCATCTTCGAGAAAGATGTCTTGCAATGGGATGACGACCTCATTCAAAATGGGCGTGCAAGTATTGAGACCCTTGTTCGAATGGGCATGGGTCTAGGTCGTAGCGCACAAAGGCTTTGA